Proteins from one Coffea arabica cultivar ET-39 chromosome 8c, Coffea Arabica ET-39 HiFi, whole genome shotgun sequence genomic window:
- the LOC113705862 gene encoding cytochrome P450 76A2-like encodes MVSKTSIGLVLLVVALLLLVAWAILTWQKCNASKKLERLPPGPRRWSVVGNMFQLGWSGHESFAILASKQGPIMTLWLGSMCTVVISSNEVAREMFKNHDVVLVGRKIYEAMEGDIGNEGTLITAQYGPRWRMLRRLCTAKFFVMCEDSNFTYF; translated from the coding sequence ATGGTTTCTAAGACTAGTATAGGATTAGTACTGCTGGTTGTAGCCTTGTTGTTACTGGTTGCATGGGCAATTTTGACTTGGCAAAAATGCAATGCATCAAAAAAGTTGGAAAGATTGCCACCGGGGCCAAGGCGGTGGTCGGTGGTAGGCAATATGTTTCAATTGGGATGGTCGGGCCATGAGTCATTTGCTATATTGGCTAGTAAACAAGGCcctataatgactctttggCTAGGATCAATGTGCACTGTGGTGATATCATCGAATGAAGTGGCTCGTGAGATGTTCAAGAACCATGATGTGGTTCTTGTTGGAAGGAAAATATACGAGGCAATGGAAGGAGATATTGGCAATGAGGGCACTCTTATAACTGCACAATATGGTCCCCGTTGGCGGATGCTCAGGCGCTTGTGCACGGCCAAGTTCTTTGTAATGTGTGAGGACTCGAATTTTACCtacttttaa